Proteins encoded by one window of Chryseobacterium foetidum:
- a CDS encoding RagB/SusD family nutrient uptake outer membrane protein, with amino-acid sequence MKNKFLISILSLSALVNIGCSDLAEQVIDESLDVQTNNVVIEVMAPAYGPLPDAFTHTKNYGLQLISTDQGILPPRGSGNDWYDGGKYIELHQHTATTANVVVRDTWNAFRLMLSRTVVAIERLQPLAATNPEAAKGLAEMRALRAYYNMLMLDYWGLAFKKDSTSEDSQILRRQEAVSYIESEFLAVVNELDNAKGPGRMSQASVNGFLAQLYLNAGVYRNPYGAATFAAADMDKVLEYTNKVINSGLFALSPEYFAIFDDNNHSNKELIFAIDQRQDLTTSHNRLGYWSLSGSQYPLAAFPKANGTDGPAITSDFYATWTQAYGSTDPALADARFFKENFTVPQNLQNLTGVTPANDANHFFLVNGSTYEINRGIQRGVQWGLRNSANGQPFQTVNGQYKIYPIIEQRNGFVNYVNHTLEIDLENPNNKDYTDGYRVAKYQFSRTSDTGRNRGNADIVLLRLADIYLMRAEAQLRKGNAGAALADVNFVRASRTARPSVTPPALTSITLNTLYRERGFEFYWEFSRRTDMIRFGRYEDTYTSKTNADPRKRLFPIPQSAIDGASSSPGYLVQNEGY; translated from the coding sequence ATGAAAAATAAATTTCTAATAAGTATTTTAAGCCTAAGTGCCCTTGTAAACATTGGATGTAGTGATCTTGCGGAGCAGGTTATCGACGAATCTCTGGATGTACAAACCAACAATGTCGTGATTGAAGTAATGGCTCCTGCTTACGGACCTCTTCCTGACGCATTTACCCATACCAAAAACTACGGACTACAGTTAATAAGTACAGATCAAGGAATTCTTCCCCCAAGAGGAAGCGGAAACGACTGGTACGATGGTGGTAAATATATTGAACTTCATCAACACACTGCGACAACTGCAAACGTGGTTGTGAGAGATACCTGGAATGCATTCAGATTAATGCTTTCCAGAACAGTAGTTGCTATTGAAAGACTACAGCCACTTGCAGCAACAAATCCTGAAGCAGCAAAAGGATTGGCTGAAATGAGAGCTTTAAGAGCGTATTACAATATGCTGATGCTGGATTACTGGGGATTAGCATTTAAAAAAGATTCAACTTCTGAAGATTCTCAAATTTTGAGAAGACAGGAAGCAGTATCTTATATTGAAAGTGAATTTCTTGCCGTTGTCAACGAATTGGATAACGCAAAAGGACCGGGAAGAATGTCTCAAGCCTCTGTGAACGGATTTTTAGCACAGCTGTATCTTAATGCAGGAGTTTACAGAAATCCATACGGAGCGGCAACTTTTGCGGCGGCGGACATGGATAAAGTACTTGAATACACCAATAAAGTAATTAATTCTGGATTATTCGCTTTATCACCGGAATATTTTGCGATTTTTGATGATAACAATCATTCCAACAAAGAATTAATTTTTGCAATTGATCAACGCCAGGATTTAACAACGTCTCACAACAGATTAGGTTATTGGTCGCTTTCAGGAAGTCAATATCCTTTAGCAGCATTCCCGAAAGCGAATGGCACAGATGGTCCCGCTATTACCTCAGATTTTTATGCAACATGGACGCAAGCTTACGGAAGCACCGATCCTGCTTTGGCAGATGCAAGATTTTTTAAAGAAAACTTCACGGTGCCACAGAATTTACAGAATTTAACGGGAGTGACTCCAGCAAATGATGCCAATCACTTCTTCCTGGTAAATGGTTCTACGTACGAAATCAACAGAGGAATCCAAAGAGGTGTGCAATGGGGATTGAGAAATTCAGCAAACGGACAGCCTTTTCAAACAGTAAACGGACAATATAAAATCTATCCGATCATCGAACAGAGAAATGGATTTGTAAATTACGTAAATCACACACTGGAAATCGATCTTGAAAACCCAAACAACAAAGATTATACAGATGGGTATAGAGTGGCAAAATATCAATTCAGCAGAACTTCAGATACGGGAAGAAACAGAGGAAATGCCGATATCGTTCTGTTGCGTTTGGCAGATATTTATCTGATGAGAGCAGAAGCTCAATTGAGAAAAGGAAATGCAGGTGCAGCTTTGGCAGATGTCAACTTTGTACGTGCTTCAAGAACAGCAAGACCTTCGGTAACACCTCCGGCTCTTACTTCAATTACATTAAACACATTGTACAGAGAAAGAGGTTTTGAGTTTTACTGGGAATTTTCCAGAAGAACAGATATGATCAGATTTGGCCGGTATGAAGATACCTACACTTCAAAAACCAATGCCGACCCAAGAAAAAGACTTTTCCCGATTCCACAGTCGGCAATTGACGGGGCTTCAAGTTCGCCGGGATACCTGGTGCAGAACGAAGGTTATTAA
- a CDS encoding alkaline phosphatase, translating to MISTIKKISFAIAFSAASYAFAQNYSAHSHNDYEQKVPFWYALGSGAKSFEADVYLVNNELFVSHEQKNIQKERTFDQLYLESIEKALDLGIIKDQPVQILIDLKTDGESTLKKIVAEISKYPKITAQKNISFVISGNQPKPEKFASYPDFIKFDYQSLENLTPQQWEKVGLLSLNFKTYSVWNGKGGLTEDDLPKVTDVIKKAKSFGKPFRFWAIPDGKTSWEFFAHAGVDFINTDHPKECADYLNKLDQRTFKNTLYSEVYHPKFLYENKNVPVKNVILLIGDGNGLSQISSSVLANKGQLTLTQLKNIGLIKTTANDNFTTDSAAGATAFATGKKTKNRFIGVDSDGKPVPNMTEVLSEKGFNTGIITTDEIVGATPSAFYAHQKDRGMEKEIAQDLTKSKLTFFAAGGKSKVSGLNHFKLANNANEVGESKAEKVAYYLSDNGVPQVLKGRGNLLAETVENGLKFLNSKNKPFFMMVEAAQIDSGGHSNNVGTIVTEGIDFDRAITKAIQFADENDGTLVIITADHETGGFSIPHGDMKSSTIEGDFTTDDHSATLIPVFSYGSGSENFIGVYENNEIFHKILKSLKLQ from the coding sequence ATGATTTCCACAATAAAAAAAATAAGTTTTGCCATCGCTTTTTCAGCAGCGAGTTATGCTTTTGCACAGAATTATTCGGCTCATTCTCATAACGATTACGAACAGAAAGTGCCGTTTTGGTACGCTTTGGGATCAGGCGCAAAATCGTTTGAAGCAGATGTTTATCTTGTGAATAATGAATTGTTTGTTTCGCATGAACAGAAAAATATTCAGAAAGAAAGAACTTTCGATCAACTGTATTTAGAATCTATTGAAAAAGCTCTTGATTTAGGAATAATCAAAGATCAGCCGGTTCAGATTTTAATTGATTTGAAAACAGATGGCGAATCTACTTTAAAGAAGATCGTTGCTGAAATTTCAAAATATCCAAAAATCACTGCTCAGAAAAATATCAGTTTTGTGATTTCCGGAAATCAGCCAAAGCCTGAAAAATTCGCTTCGTATCCTGATTTTATCAAATTTGATTATCAGTCTTTGGAAAATCTCACGCCACAGCAATGGGAAAAAGTAGGACTTTTAAGTTTAAATTTTAAAACCTATTCTGTCTGGAACGGGAAAGGCGGATTAACCGAAGACGACCTTCCGAAAGTAACAGACGTCATCAAAAAAGCAAAATCATTTGGTAAACCATTTCGTTTTTGGGCAATTCCTGACGGAAAGACTTCCTGGGAATTTTTTGCGCACGCCGGCGTCGATTTTATCAATACAGACCATCCCAAAGAATGCGCAGATTATCTAAATAAATTAGACCAACGGACTTTCAAAAACACGCTGTACAGCGAAGTTTATCATCCTAAATTTTTATATGAAAACAAAAATGTTCCCGTAAAAAATGTAATCTTATTAATTGGCGATGGAAATGGATTATCTCAAATTTCGTCTTCAGTTTTGGCTAATAAAGGTCAGTTGACTTTAACTCAGCTTAAAAATATTGGTTTAATTAAAACTACTGCAAACGATAATTTCACAACAGATTCCGCAGCGGGAGCCACCGCTTTTGCCACAGGAAAGAAAACTAAAAACAGATTTATCGGCGTAGATTCAGATGGTAAACCTGTTCCGAATATGACTGAAGTTTTGTCTGAAAAAGGCTTCAATACAGGAATTATTACGACTGATGAAATTGTGGGCGCCACACCATCCGCATTTTATGCCCATCAAAAAGACCGTGGGATGGAAAAGGAAATTGCACAGGATTTAACTAAATCAAAACTCACTTTTTTTGCAGCCGGAGGAAAATCTAAAGTTTCAGGTTTAAATCATTTTAAACTCGCCAATAATGCTAATGAGGTGGGAGAAAGTAAAGCAGAGAAGGTTGCGTATTACCTTTCAGACAACGGAGTTCCACAGGTTTTGAAAGGCCGTGGAAATCTTCTCGCAGAAACGGTGGAAAACGGTCTGAAGTTTCTAAACAGCAAGAATAAACCGTTTTTTATGATGGTAGAAGCTGCCCAAATCGACAGTGGCGGGCACAGCAATAATGTAGGAACGATCGTTACCGAAGGAATTGATTTCGACAGAGCCATTACCAAAGCCATTCAGTTTGCAGACGAGAACGACGGAACGCTGGTTATAATTACGGCAGATCACGAAACGGGCGGTTTCAGTATTCCACATGGAGATATGAAAAGCAGCACGATTGAAGGAGATTTTACGACAGATGACCATTCGGCGACTTTGATTCCTGTGTTTTCTTACGGTTCCGGTTCTGAAAATTTCATTGGCGTTTATGAAAATAATGAAATTTTTCATAAGATTTTGAAGTCTTTGAAACTGCAGTAA
- a CDS encoding SusC/RagA family TonB-linked outer membrane protein: protein MKLIYLVPTVLMGCVSLTFAQKKESDSISSGNRQTDLEEVVMIGYGSQKKSDVTGAVGSVKAEDFNKGMVANVGQLLQGKVAGVNVANVSGEPGANQNIVIRGVGSLRSGTTPLYVIDGFVIDNSNTGVANNPMNFINPDDIASMDVLKDASAAAIYGARGANGVIVITTKKGKKGRTQMNLSSNLTVSKLASKMDVFSADEFRRQVAAMGAKVDDMGGNTDWQDELTKTAISENVNFSAAGATDNSNYYAALGYENQEGILYNSNLRRYSGRVNVSQKAFDGRVNIDFNLNGTRTENNRPSVTSMVSTMLTLNPTYPAFTNGSPTTVFNNGSFNPLIRQDIYKDFTNNNRILANISPSVEIIKGLTYKMNLGVDYSSADRVIQNMPHAIPLEIGSLNLNYYSNNNTLVENTLTYKFKINRHDFNVMAGHSYQKLSLVARSWDYSVFPNNGIEPQYQIGAANKNNTTSSSIASKNELQSWFGRVNYDFNDKYLLTATLRADGSSKFGENNRYGYFPSVAAGWNVTKENFLSEVDEVSNLKLRASWGKTGNQEIPNKITKRSYKSASDGGGQATYPMDGSGNYPVGFYLVRADNPNIQWEVTTQTNIGVDFGFLNNRLTGTFDFFNKVSDNILLDINPVDPISAEEKMWKNIPNMTINNTGYEISLNYNSNPNKAFTYSIGGNAAFIKNVVKDSPYKVLSTGEAQGPGTTNAVINGYINHEPIGTFYVREFLGLNENGTNIFRDVDGDGIITDNDRVAAGSALPDFTYNLYLKAAYKNFDFGLNFNGVAGNMIYNNTASTLFTRGRLGLSQNTTEVATQFPNESANNTNVISTRYLEKGDFFRLNNATLGYNLNPKILGLGEHIRNVRFTVTAQNLFVITKYSGFDPEINTGISQGGIQSFGIDYATYPKAKSFVFGVNVAF, encoded by the coding sequence ATGAAGCTTATTTATCTCGTGCCAACTGTTTTGATGGGTTGTGTCAGCTTAACATTTGCACAAAAAAAAGAGTCAGACTCGATTAGCAGCGGTAACAGGCAGACAGATCTTGAAGAAGTAGTAATGATTGGTTATGGCTCCCAGAAAAAATCGGATGTAACCGGAGCTGTAGGTTCTGTAAAAGCCGAAGATTTTAACAAAGGTATGGTTGCCAACGTAGGTCAGCTTCTTCAGGGAAAAGTAGCCGGAGTAAATGTTGCCAACGTGAGCGGCGAGCCCGGAGCCAATCAAAATATCGTCATCAGAGGTGTCGGAAGCTTGCGTTCAGGAACTACTCCATTGTATGTGATCGACGGTTTTGTTATCGATAACAGCAACACGGGAGTTGCCAATAACCCGATGAACTTCATCAACCCTGATGATATTGCATCGATGGATGTTCTGAAGGATGCTTCTGCAGCTGCAATTTATGGGGCAAGGGGTGCAAACGGAGTTATCGTCATTACTACCAAAAAAGGTAAAAAAGGAAGAACTCAGATGAATCTTTCTTCAAACCTTACTGTTTCAAAACTGGCCAGCAAAATGGATGTTTTCAGTGCTGATGAATTCAGAAGACAGGTTGCCGCAATGGGAGCCAAAGTTGACGACATGGGTGGAAACACCGACTGGCAGGATGAACTGACGAAAACAGCAATTTCAGAAAATGTAAATTTTTCCGCAGCAGGTGCAACAGATAATTCAAATTATTATGCAGCTTTAGGTTACGAAAATCAGGAAGGTATTTTGTATAACAGTAATCTGAGAAGGTATTCGGGGCGTGTAAATGTTTCCCAAAAAGCATTTGACGGAAGGGTAAATATTGATTTCAACTTAAACGGAACAAGAACCGAAAACAACAGACCGAGCGTAACGAGCATGGTTTCTACAATGCTTACGCTCAATCCAACCTATCCTGCTTTCACCAATGGTTCGCCGACAACGGTTTTCAATAACGGAAGTTTTAATCCCCTTATCCGTCAGGATATTTATAAAGATTTTACAAACAACAACAGGATTTTAGCCAATATTTCTCCTTCAGTAGAAATCATTAAAGGTTTAACCTATAAAATGAATCTTGGAGTTGACTATTCTTCGGCCGACCGGGTGATCCAAAATATGCCACATGCTATTCCTTTGGAAATAGGATCTTTAAACTTAAATTATTATTCTAACAACAATACGCTTGTAGAAAATACTTTAACATATAAATTCAAGATCAACCGTCATGACTTCAACGTAATGGCAGGACATTCTTATCAAAAACTTTCACTTGTAGCAAGAAGCTGGGATTACTCAGTATTTCCCAATAACGGAATTGAGCCACAATATCAAATTGGAGCCGCTAACAAAAACAATACTACCTCATCATCTATTGCCAGCAAAAATGAGCTTCAATCATGGTTTGGTAGAGTAAACTATGACTTTAATGACAAATATCTCTTAACTGCAACTTTAAGAGCAGACGGATCATCAAAATTTGGAGAAAACAACCGCTACGGATATTTCCCATCAGTGGCTGCAGGCTGGAATGTAACGAAAGAAAACTTTCTTTCGGAGGTAGATGAAGTAAGCAATTTAAAACTAAGAGCAAGCTGGGGTAAAACAGGAAATCAGGAAATTCCTAATAAAATTACAAAAAGAAGTTACAAATCAGCATCTGATGGTGGCGGACAGGCAACCTATCCAATGGATGGAAGCGGAAATTATCCCGTAGGATTTTATTTGGTAAGAGCAGACAATCCAAACATTCAGTGGGAGGTGACAACTCAAACTAACATTGGGGTAGATTTCGGATTTTTGAACAACAGATTGACGGGTACATTTGATTTCTTCAATAAGGTTTCAGATAATATTTTGCTGGATATTAATCCTGTTGATCCCATCAGTGCTGAAGAAAAAATGTGGAAAAATATCCCAAACATGACCATCAACAATACAGGTTATGAAATATCTTTAAACTACAACAGTAATCCAAATAAAGCTTTCACTTACAGCATCGGTGGAAATGCAGCATTCATTAAAAATGTAGTAAAAGACTCTCCTTATAAAGTTCTTTCAACCGGAGAAGCTCAAGGTCCCGGAACGACAAATGCAGTCATCAATGGATATATCAACCATGAGCCCATCGGTACGTTTTACGTGAGAGAATTTTTAGGTTTAAATGAAAATGGAACCAATATTTTCAGAGATGTTGATGGAGACGGAATCATTACAGATAATGACAGAGTTGCCGCTGGAAGTGCTTTACCAGACTTTACCTACAACCTTTATCTGAAAGCAGCCTACAAGAATTTTGATTTTGGATTAAACTTCAACGGAGTTGCAGGAAATATGATCTACAACAATACGGCCTCCACTTTATTTACAAGAGGAAGATTAGGTCTGTCTCAAAACACGACCGAAGTTGCCACCCAGTTTCCAAACGAAAGCGCTAATAACACCAATGTTATTTCTACACGATATTTAGAGAAAGGAGATTTTTTCAGATTAAACAATGCGACTTTGGGATATAATTTAAATCCTAAAATCTTAGGCCTTGGAGAACATATCAGAAACGTCAGATTTACAGTAACTGCTCAGAATTTATTTGTAATCACTAAATATTCAGGCTTTGACCCAGAAATCAACACGGGTATTTCTCAAGGCGGAATTCAGTCTTTCGGTATCGATTACGCTACTTATCCTAAAGCAAAAAGCTTTGTATTTGGTGTGAACGTAGCATTTTAA
- a CDS encoding alkaline phosphatase gives MNYICKSPNVKVFAAFLMFLFETLINAQSQKPINVIFMIGDGMGVSQVTSAFYFGEGKPNFQQFKYVGLSETSSTSDRITDSAAGATALSTGQKTYKRAIGVDKDSVAIPTILEQLRDKGYKTGLVSLTSLTHATPAAYYAHIKDRDWHEDIALDFIKSDVDFAAGGGLKFFTKRKDSRNLLTDLAKKNYRIDTVSLSKPVAGKRNLYLLAQDELPNKIQGRKDFLPEATQAALDYFSGEKKPFFLMVEGSFIDWGGHATNAEMMVKEVLDFDKTIGVVMEFIRKNPNTLLVVTADHETGGASIGKFMEKDDATGKKKEVKDKVQVNFIDNQHTAALVPVFAMGKGEELFSGVYPNNTIYHKLVEALKKSGVFLK, from the coding sequence ATGAATTATATTTGTAAAAGTCCTAATGTAAAGGTGTTTGCTGCTTTTTTAATGTTTCTGTTTGAAACTTTAATAAATGCGCAAAGTCAAAAACCCATCAATGTCATCTTTATGATTGGTGATGGAATGGGAGTATCTCAAGTAACATCTGCATTTTATTTTGGAGAAGGAAAACCGAATTTTCAACAATTTAAATATGTAGGTCTTTCTGAAACGTCAAGTACGAGCGACCGAATTACAGATTCTGCGGCTGGCGCAACAGCTTTGTCGACAGGACAGAAAACCTATAAAAGAGCAATTGGAGTAGATAAAGATTCTGTTGCTATCCCAACAATTCTGGAGCAACTGCGGGATAAAGGTTACAAAACCGGACTGGTCAGCTTAACAAGTCTCACCCATGCAACGCCCGCTGCCTACTATGCACACATCAAAGACCGCGACTGGCACGAGGATATCGCTTTGGATTTTATAAAATCTGATGTCGATTTCGCAGCAGGTGGAGGTTTAAAGTTTTTTACCAAAAGGAAAGACAGCAGGAATCTTTTAACAGATTTAGCAAAGAAAAATTACAGGATAGACACCGTTTCCCTTTCAAAACCGGTTGCCGGAAAAAGAAATTTATACCTTCTGGCTCAGGATGAATTGCCCAATAAAATTCAGGGACGGAAAGATTTCCTTCCGGAAGCTACTCAAGCCGCATTGGATTATTTTTCCGGCGAAAAGAAACCTTTCTTTTTAATGGTTGAAGGTTCGTTCATCGACTGGGGCGGCCACGCAACCAATGCAGAAATGATGGTAAAAGAAGTCCTTGATTTCGATAAAACCATAGGTGTTGTGATGGAATTTATCAGGAAAAATCCAAATACTTTATTGGTTGTAACTGCCGATCACGAAACAGGGGGTGCAAGCATTGGGAAATTTATGGAAAAAGATGACGCAACAGGAAAAAAGAAAGAAGTAAAAGATAAAGTACAGGTCAATTTTATAGACAATCAGCACACTGCCGCTTTGGTACCTGTTTTTGCGATGGGAAAAGGAGAAGAACTGTTCTCAGGAGTTTATCCCAACAACACCATTTACCATAAACTGGTGGAAGCCCTGAAAAAATCGGGTGTCTTTTTAAAGTGA